The proteins below come from a single Meriones unguiculatus strain TT.TT164.6M chromosome 13 unlocalized genomic scaffold, Bangor_MerUng_6.1 Chr13_unordered_Scaffold_37, whole genome shotgun sequence genomic window:
- the LOC132650982 gene encoding zinc finger protein 431-like: MLETYRNLTATGYNWEGHNVEEHCQSSRRHSRYENSHSGHKPPEDTQYDEVFAHHRNAHTYESMHTGADRYESKQYGNAFENNSYLLRHKRTHIEEKPHKCNQCGKAFAHNSHLLRHKRTHTGEKPYECNQCDKAFTQRSALLLHNRTHTGEKPREYNQCGKAFAHTSNFLIHKRTHTGEKPYECKQCGKAFACNSNLQIHKRTHTGEKSYECNECGKAFSTNSNLHLHKRTHTGEKPHECDQCGKAFAQRSTLLSHNRTHTGEKPYECNQCGKAFAYKNVFIIHKRTHTGEKPYECNQCCKAFADNSHLLRHKRTHTGEKPYECNQCGKAFADNSVLLIHKRTHTGEKPYECNQCGKAFAHNSHLLRHKRTHTGEKPYECNQCDKAFAQRSALLLHNRTHTGEKPHECKQCGKAFAHSSDLLIHKRTHTGEKPYECKQCGKAFACNSNLQIHKRTHTGEKSYECNECGKAFSTNSNLHLHKRTHTGEKPHECDQCGKAFAQRSTLLSHNRTHTGEKPYECNQCGKAFAYKNVFIIHKRTHTGEKPYECNQCCKAFADNSHLLRHKRTHTGEKPYECNQCGKAFADNSVLLIHKRTHTGEKPYKCNQCGKAFARRSALLLHSRIHTGEKPYECNQCGKAFAATSNLLVHKRTHTREKPYECNQCGKGFAGKSHLLVHKRTHTGEKTYEHK, from the exons atgctggagacgtacaggaacctcactgctacaG GTTATAATTGGGAAGGTCATAATGttgaagagcattgtcaaagttctagaagacattcAAG gtatgaaaacagtcatagtggacacaaaccccctgaagatactcaatatgatgaagtctttgcacatcacaggaatgcccacacatatgaaagtatgCACACTGGTGCGGATCGCTATGAATCAAAACAATATGGTAACGCTTTTGAAAATAACAgttatctcctaagacataaaaggacacatatagaGGAGAAACCccataaatgtaaccagtgtggtaaagcctttgcacacaacagtcatctcctaagacataaaagaactcacactggagagaaaccttatgaatgtaaccagtgtgataaagcctttacacagaggagtgctctcctattacataacagaactcacactggagaaaaaccccgTGAAtataaccagtgtggtaaagcctttgcacatactAGTAatttcttaatacataaaagaactcacactggagagaaaccttatgaatgtaaacaatgtggaaaagcctttgcatgtaatagtaatcttcaaatacacaaaagaactcacacaggagagaaatcttatgaatgcaatgaatgtggtaaagcgttTTCAACTAACAGTAATCTCcatctacataaaagaactcacacgggagagaaaccgcatgaatgtgaccaatgtggtaaagcctttgcacagaggagtACTCTCCTAtcacataacagaactcacactggagaaaaaccctatgaatgtaaccagtgtggtaaagcctttgcatacaagaatgttttcataattcataaaagaactcacactggcgagaaaccttatgaatgtaaccagtgttgtaaagcctttgcagataacagtcatctcttaagacataaaagaactcacactggagagaaaccttatgaatgtaaccagtgtggtaaagcctttgcagataacagtgttcttctaatacataaaagaactcacactggagagaaaccttatgaatgtaaccagtgtggtaaagcctttgcacacaacagtcatctcctaagacataaaagaactcacactggagagaaaccttatgaatgtaaccagtgtgataaagcctttgcacagaggagtgctctcctattacataacagaactcacactggagaaaaaccccatgaatgtaaacagtgtggtaaagcctttgcacatagtagtgatctcttaatacataaaagaactcacactggagagaaaccttatgaatgtaaacaatgtggaaaagcctttgcatgtaatagtaatcttcaaatacacaaaagaactcacacaggagagaaatcttatgaatgcaatgaatgtggtaaagcgttTTCAACTAACAGTAATCTCcatctacataaaagaactcacacgggagagaaaccgcatgaatgtgaccaatgtggtaaagcctttgcacagaggagtACTCTCCTAtcacataacagaactcacactggagaaaaaccctatgaatgtaaccagtgtggtaaagcctttgcatacaagaatgttttcataattcataaaagaactcacactggcgagaaaccttatgaatgtaaccagtgttgtaaagcctttgcagataacagtcatctcttaagacataaaagaactcacactggagagaaaccttatgaatgtaaccagtgtggtaaagcctttgcagataacagtgttcttctaatacataaaagaactcacactggagagaaaccttataaatgtaaccagtgtgggaaagcctttgcacgaaggagtgctctcctattacatagcagaattcacactggagaaaaaccctatgaatgtaaccaatgtggtaaagcctttgcagctaccagtaatctcctagtacataaaagaactcacactagagagaaaccttatgaatgtaaccaatgtggtaaaggctttgcAGGGAAGAGTCATCtcttagtacataaaagaacccatactggagagaaaacttatgaacataaatga